The sequence below is a genomic window from Canis aureus isolate CA01 chromosome 11, VMU_Caureus_v.1.0, whole genome shotgun sequence.
tgttTCCTTTTAGTGGAGGATGGTATTAGAATGaagttctgggcagcccgggtggctcagtggtttagcgccaccttcagcccagggagtgatcctggagacccgggatagtctcacgtcgggctccccgcagggagcctgcttctccctctgcctgtgtctctgccccctctctctctatgtgtctcttatgaataaataaataaaatcttaaaaaggaaaaaagaaagaaaaaagaaacttaagttCTGAGGCTAGGTGTGACTGGGTTGTACCTGTATCTCGTTGACTGGTTTTGACTGTTCTCTCCAGAGACCCCTGGCACAAGATCCCTGCCTTGGACCCTGAGAAGCTCAATGTCTTCCGGACAGTACGGGAGATCACAGGTGAGTGGGAAGAGAGGCTGCTACCCTTTCTGAGAGAAATGAGTGAACCACTGACACAAATTGGTGTATAACTAGTTACAAAATCATGTCCCAAGTGATGGGAGAGGGGCCACTAGAACCTGAGAAGGCAAGAAGGGAAGACTCCTTCCCCGCTGACGCGCCTCTCTCCAACCCGTCAGGTTACCTGAACATCCAGTCCTGGCCTCCCCACATGCACAACTTCAGTGTCTTTTCCAACCTGACAACCATTGGGGGCAGAAGCCTATACAAGTGAGTAGTTAGGAGTGTGGTGGTGGTAGTACCTCCAGGCAATGAACCCTGTTTCTTAGGCATCTTTGAGTGAAGCACACGTGTTGTCTCAGCATGCCCAAAGGGCTGAGAGTTGGAAGGGGAATCTCTCTTCCCGGTCTGACTGGCCCAGAGCACATTGGTTAAATGAAAAGGAATCCACTGCATGGTCATTTTCCCCTGTGTAATCTCCCTTCTTACCCCGTTTCCTTGTTCTCAGCCGGGGTTTCTCTTTGCTGATCATGAAGAACTTGAATATAACATCTTTGGGCCTCCGATCTTTGAAAGAAATTAGTGCTGGGCGTATCTACATAAGTGCCAACAAGCAACTCTGCTACCACCATTCTCTGAACTGGACCAGGCTGCTTCGGGGGCCTCCAGAAGAGAGGCTGGACATCAAGCATAATCGGCCCCGCAGAGACTGCGGTGAGGGGAAGGGCCCAGAGGGTGGCCGGGAAAAAGAAGTCAGGGAGGAGAGGGTACAGTGTGTAAAAACTGTTCTGCTCAGGAGTAGGGATCAGAGGGTAGAGCCAAGGAGAGGGGTGTGTTAGGCTGGAGGCACTTAAGAGGAAGAGCTCAGCAGAAGGCACGTGAGGAGAGCTGACTCCTCCTGTCTCACCCCTTCCTTCCCAGTGGCAGAGGGCAAAGTGTGTGATCCCCTGTGCTCCTCTGGGGGATGCTGGGGCCCAGGTCCTGGTCAGTGCCTGTCCTGTCGAAACTACAGCCGAGGAGGTGTCTGTGTGACCCACTGCAACTTTCTAAATGGGTAACactgaggggagagagaggcacgaaggggtgggaggatggggccctgggatggatgCAGCTATTCAGCTGGTACCTGAAAGCCTTTAGtccactttcttccttttttaaaaaataattattttagagggcggggaggggtagagggagagggagagagaaccccaagctgACTCAAGCCCCGATgagaggcttgatctcacaaccctgagctcacaACTGGActcgaaaccaagagttggatgcttaattgactgcaTCACCTAGGCGCCCCTAGACAAGTTTCTGCATATGCCTGGGTGGGATCGAGCAAGGGGACCCTGTGGTTGGACATAAAGGTCAGGACTTATAAGTGACCCCTTCCCTTTACCCCCCACTGCAGGGAGCCTCGTGAGTTTGCCCATGAAGCTGAATGCTTCTCCTGCCACCCGGAGTGCCAACCCATGGAGGGGACTGCCACATGCAATGGCTCGGTACAGTAGCAACACCAGGATCTCTAAGGGAGGAAGAGCATGGGCAGTACTAGAAGGTCTTGAGAATGATAATGGCCAAATCACAAGGCCAGCACAAGGAGGCCAGATAACCCTAGGGTCTGTGGATGGAGCATCCTGAATCGCTGCGTTGGTCCTTGCTGGGAGGGGTGAAGTTGGCCTTGGGATCCCATTCTTCCCAACCTTCTCTTCCACCCAGGGCTCTGATGCCTGTGCTCAGTGTGCCCATTTTCGAGATGGGCCGCACTGTGTGAGCAGCTGCCCCAATGGAGTCCTCGGTGCCAAGGGCCCCATCTACAAGTACCCAGACACTCACAATGAATGTCGGCCCTGCCACGAGAATTGCACCCAGGGGTCAGTGATGGGATAataatgggggagggggaaaacAAAACTAGGGGGAAATTAGAGGGTAAAGGGGAcctgagagaagaaaggaactgtGATTTTAAGAATCACGCCAAGCTGTATGGTGAAGAattggagaaaaagaatctcaataACAGCACAAAATTATACCACAGTTTTGAGAACCTGAAATAACCCCAGCTTGGGGGAATTTCATTCAAGAGAGGGACTAGGGGAGAGTTGGCAAGCTAGAGAGGGGGGCTGTGGCTGTGTCTTATGATTAGGGCTCCAGGATGGGATACCATGGTAGGGTCTGAAACAGTGTCGTGTGTTGAGGCTGGTGGGATTGAGCTTGCTATGGGGGTCTCCCAAGCTCCCATTTAAGGAGGTGACTTTCTTCTCTAGGTGTAAGGGACCAGAGCTACAAGACTGTTTAGGTCAAACACTGGCACTGATCAGGTATGATGGGCTTGGAGATTTTAGCAGCTGGGGGTATTTGGGAGAGAAGCTAGGGAAGGGGCAGTTACCTGCTGGGAAGAGGGTCTCTAttcattctgtctttttttttttttttttttttaagattttacttatttattcatgagagacacagagagaggcagagacacaggcagagggagaagcaggcttcatgcagggagcccgatgcagggacttgatcccaggaccccaggatcatgacctgagctgaaggcagacccaaccactgagccacccaggcaccccccattcTGTCCTTCTATATACACCAGTATCCCTGGACTTGGAGACACAAGAATCCAGGCTAATCCGGACTGCCCATCCTAAAATTAATTTGTAGTATCCTCAGGAGGTGCAGATGTAGTTTAACCCTTTCAATGCTCaataatatgtgtgtatgtgaatgttAACTTCTTGCCCCAGATCTGTACTATACCTTTCATGTAGGCGTAGATGACATTTTTAAGGGAGGTGTAGACCCAGGGTAATGCTGGACTTCTCTATCCCACAGCAAAACCCATCTGGCAGTGGGCTTAACAGTGGTAGTGGGATTGGCAGTGATTTTCCTGATCCTGGGAGGCACTTTACTCTATTGGCGTGGGCGCCGGATTCAGAATAAGAGGGCTATGCGGCGCTACTTGGAACGGGGTGAGGTGAGTGCCTagcttacttacttacttacctaCTAAGAGCCTCCTCCTTTCCCAGAGATTTGATCCCTTTCTTCAAGGAGGTGGTATGGTCCATTAGAAAGAACTCTGGCCAGAGAAACGGGAATCCTGCATTCTGGTCCTGATTTTGCCATTAATTTCCCACATGACTGTGAAGAAGttactttccttctctgtgcctcattgtATGCTcgtagatggaaaaaaataataacatttatccTTATAGGATGGCTATAAGGATGAAATGGAATGATGTACATGAAGGTGATTTGAAAAGCATAGAGAATTGTATAAAAGTATTCAGGGTGGTAACGTTACCAgctctgcccccttcctcccaTCAAAGGGGAAACCCAACTCTTGATTCCTGTTGTCATGAACACAGACCTTAGGGTCTCTTACTCCCCAGTATGCCTGCAATGACTTTTAAGACTAAAGACAATTCTTCCTGTTCCCACTGCTCTGGGCATCCACTTATAGATAGAGGGTGCGAGTGGGACATGGGAATGGACTTTCCTGagtattttcttcccttcttctcctcaGAGCATAGAGCCTCTGGATCCCAGTGAGAAGGCTAACAAAGTCTTGGCCAGAATCTTCAAAGAAACAGAGCTGAGGAAGCTTAAAGTCCTTGGCTCAGGCGTCTTTGGAACCGTGCACAAAgtgagtggaggaggaggaggagaaaggttctaggatgaaggagagaaagatttAGGGAAAGGGCCAGCCCGGGGAGAATGACCTTAGGCTGACTCCTGCCCAACACTTCCCAGGGAGTATGGATTCCTGAGGGTGAATCAATCAAGATTCCAGTCTGCATTAAAGTCATCGAGGACAAGAGTGGACGGCAGAGTTTTCAAGATGTGACGGATGTAAGTGAAAGAAGGGTATTCTGTATGCCACTAGGAGAGAGGCCAATAGTAGGTAGGATTTTGTAGCAGCATGGTCCTGTGTTAGCAGATACTGTCGGCCTCACTGATGTCCCTGAATGTTGGGCTAGCCCTCTGGATGTACATGGACTTTCTCGATCCTTGGATAACCCCTCCTGTGTCTCGTAGCATATGCTGGCCATTGGCAGCCTAGACCATGCCCACATTGTACGGCTGCTGGGACTGTGCCCAGGGTCATCTCTGCAGCTCGTCACTCAGTACTTGCCTCTGGGTTCCCTGCTGGATCATGTGAGACAACACCGTGGAGCACTGGGGCCCCAGCTGCTGCTCAATTGGGGAGTACAGATTGCCAAGGTGAGAGGAACCTGGCTGGTGGCTGGCAGGGAGGTTGAAGTTCTGAGAGGTGCCCTTAGGGTTTGGGAGGATTCTGGATCTCAAGGATCAGTTCCACCCAACTTTGAGAATACGTCCTTCCTCTGTAGGGGATGTACTACCTTGAGGAGCATGGTATGGTGCATAGGAACCTGGCGGCCCGAAATGTGCTACTGAAGTCACCAAGTCAGGTCCAGGTGGCAGATTTTGGGGTGGCTGACCTGCTGCCCCCCGATGATAAGCAACTACTACACAGTGAGGCCAAGGTGAGGTGACACAAAGGGCTGGgtaaggaggtgggggtggagtgaAGCATGGGAGTAGAGAGCAGTCAGTGGTCTCCTTCAGAGGCAAATGGATGCTGCACAGTACATTTGAGGAGAGGAACCTGGAGATGGAAATTCAAGTTCAGAAAGCAACAAAGAAAGGAATGAGAGAGAACTTGGGGCAGAGAAGTGGTGAGAAAATTTGTGGAAGTCAACTGATGACACTTTTGCCTTTAAATCCCCAGACTCCAATTAAGTGGATGGCCCTGGAGAGTATCCACTTTGGAAAATACACACATCAGAGTGACGTCTGGAGTTATGGTCAGTCCCTTTGGATACCCTCCATACTGTCACTGGTCCAAATTCCATAGTTGCCTTTTGAGAGACCCCCTTTTCAGAATTTCTGAGCCCTTCAGATCCTTGTGTGAGATCAAGTTCTGCTTTCCCTTCATCTTCATGCCCATGTCTATTATTTTGCCATCAACTAGTCATATCTTCCTCTACCAGGAGTGACAGTTTGGGAGCTGATGACCTTTGGGGCAGAGCCCTATGCTGGGCTACGATTGGCCGAAGTACCAGATCTGCTAGAGAAGGGGGAGCGATTGGCACAGCCCCAGATCTGTACCATTGATGTCTACATGGTCATGGTCAAGTGTGAGTTACTTGCTGATCCcagccattttctctttctttctctttatttctttctttaaataattaatttatttgagagaaagatcgagagagcagggagaggggcagagggagaggaagagagtcctaagcagactctgcactatgcaaggagcctgattcaggactcaatctcatgacctgagccaaaaccaagagtcagatgcttaactgcaccacctgggtgccccccagCCATTTTCTAACTGCTTTCCCTCCCTACTCTACTCCCCTCTTATGGCTCTGCTTCCTACATCTTGCCACCAGGCTGGATGATTGATGAGAACATCCGTCCAACCTTTAAAGAACTAGCCAATGAGTTCACCAGGATGGCCCGAGACCCCCCACGGTATCTGGTCATAAAGGTGAGTAGTGGTTAGGAGTTGTCAAGGAGATCTAGAGGAAGGGGGACTTGGCTGGAACTAGGATCCATCTTAACAATCACCTGCCCctacagagagagagtgggccTGGAATTCCCCCCGGGGCAGAGCCCCCTGCTCTGACAAACAAGGAACTGGAGGAGGTGGAGCTGGAGCCAGAACTGGAGCTAGATCTGGACTTGGAGACGGAGGAGGATGGCCTGACGGCCACACTAAACTCTGCCCTCGGTTTGCCAGTTGGAACACTTAATCGGCCCCGTGGGGTAAGGCATTTCCCAGTTTTAAGACTCTGCACCCTGAGCCCTCTATCTACCTAGACCCTCATGAACCCCACTGATGCCCAGATTAACTACTTAAAAGCCCCTAGGGTGAGTAGATTTCTCCCTTAATCTAAACCTTCACTTTTTTCATCCTAGAGCCAGAGCCTCTTAAGCCCATCATCTGGATATATGCCTATGAACCAGGGTAACCTTGGGGACACCTGCCAGGTAATGTCTGTCTCTTTAAGGGGCTGCTGAGAAGCTGGGTGGCAGTTTCTTAGAATCCATAGGGCCATGTGGGAGGCTTTAGAAATCCTTGAGGTTTAACCAGTGCCCCACAAAAAAGAAGGCATCGAACAACCCAGTCTCTTAAAGGAATACCAATTTTTCCTTCGTCTCTGTATAAATTTCCATGTATTACTTTCCTCCTTTAGGAGTCTGCCATTTGTGGGACTGGTGAGCGGTGCCCCCGTCCAGCCTCTTTGCACCCAATGCCACGGGGACGCCTGGCATCAGAGTCCTCAGAGGGCCATGTGACAGGGTCCGAGGCTGAGCTCCAGGAGAAGGCATCAATGTGTAgaagccggagccggagcccacGGCCACGAGGAGACAGTGCCTACCATTCCCAGCGCCACAGCCTGCTCACTCCTGTCACCCCACTCTCCCCACCAGGGTTGGAGGAAGAGGATGTCAATGGATATGTCATGCCAGATGCACACCTCAAAGGTGACTGACTCTTCCTAGAAATCTTTCTCTGATCCCTGCCCCCAGGCTCCTCGTCATCCTTTTGTCTTCTCTGATCTAATCCCTCCCTTTGCATAATTTCCTCTTTCCCCCAGTTCCCACCAGCTACTACCATGTTCTCCACATACCTACCCTCTCTTCTCAACCCTTAGGTACTCCCTCCTCCCGGGAAGGCACCCTTTCTTCAGTGGGCATCAGTTCTGTCCTGGGTactgaagaagaggaggaagatgaggagtATGAATACATGAACCGGAGGAGAAGACACAGTCCACCTCGTCACCCTAGGCCCAGTTCTCTCGAGGAGCTGGGTTATGAGTACATGGATGTGGGATCAGACCTCAGCGCTTCCCTGGGCAGCACACAGAGTTGCCCACTCAATCCTGTGCCCCTCATGCCCGCTGCTGGCACAACCCCAGATGAGGACTATGAATATATGAATCGGCGACATGCTGGAGGAGCTCCTGGGGGAGACTATGCAGCCATGGGGGCCTGCCCAGCCGCTGAGCAAGGGTATGAAGAGATGAGAGCTTTCCAGGGGCCTGGAAACCATGCTCCGCATGTCCACTGTGCCCGCCTCAAACCTCTACGTAGTTTAGAAGCCACTGACTCCGCTTTCGATAATCCTGATTACTGGCATAGCAGGCTTTTCCCCAAGGCTGATGCTCAGAGAACATAACCCCTGCTCCCTGAAGTACTCAGGGAGCATTTCATGGCAGCTAGTGCCTCTAGAGGGTACCCCTCATCTCCCTAGTCCCTTCCTCACAGGTCTCAGTCCTATTTCCCCAGCCCTAGACAATTCCATTCAACCTTTGGAGGCTTTTAAACACTTTGACACAAAATTCTTGATATGTAGCCAGCTGtgcactttcttctctttcccaatCCCAGGAAAGGAGATTTTCCCTATTTTGTGTGCTTTCCTAAACCCATTCGTCAGCTTCCTCAGGGGGACTCCCTGGAGATATGAAGGATTACTCCCTTGTCCCTTTCTCTTAGACTCTGACTTGTTGAGATTAGTCTTTAAAGTGTGCTTTTGTTTCCCATCAGACTcctaagaaagaggaaaatggggGTAACGTGCCAGGGGCAAGTAAACTTTAGGCTTATGACTCAACCCTCTAGGAAGAATGGAAAGCTTCGAATCTTAAGTGAAGAGAGAGGTTGGGTATAGATATTAATGAGTACTATTAATTGAGTATTTACTATGCCAGCCATCATGCTAAAGTTTACCTATGTTATCTCTGTTATCTCATCTAATCCCTACAACAATTCTGTGAGCTAGGTATTAGCccatttcacaaataaagaaCCTGTGCCTTAAAAAGATTAAGTAAATTAAGTGGCAGGTCCAGGATTCAGTATCTTACAATGCAGGTTTTCTTACTGTAAGGTATCAAGGAAAACTGATAAAAGTCAGAGTCCTTGTAAGGGGCATGGTCTTCTTGTTTTTGCACTGAATCAAGCCTAACCTCCAACAACCACAGCCTCCTCCTACACCCAGACTTCTCATCTCAGGTCTCAGGAAGTAGGGGGAAGGAGGTGGTCGGATGGAAAAAATAACTGGACATTTTTGTGTAAACCATAACCTGTATGTGCTGTAAATGGTCTCTTCTTACCCAAGGGACAGCCTCACAAGGGTCGCAAGAGCCACTTTTAGGGTCTGTTCTCATCCAGTAGTGGGAAGCTTCCAGCTGGGATAGAAAGAGGACCCAGCTTCAGGCCTCTGTCTCCTTGGATGGGAAATGGAGTATGTTGTATcactgaagatttttattttgtttttatacacaCCTGAATAAAAATGCCGGTTTTCAGCTTCCTGTGTGTCAGATGTAAACCTTTATAGTGTGGAAGGC
It includes:
- the ERBB3 gene encoding receptor tyrosine-protein kinase erbB-3 yields the protein MRATAPLQVLGFLLSLVRASDVGNSQAVCPGTLNGLSVTGDAENQYQTLYKLYERCEVVMGNLEIVLTGHNADLSFLQWIREVTGYVLVAMNEFPTLPLPNLRVVRGTQVYDGKFAIFVMLNYNTNSSHALRQLRFTQLTEILAGGVYIEKNDKLCHMDTIDWRDIVRDRDAEIVVKDNGRSCPPCHETCKGRCWGPRPEDCQTLTKTICAPQCNGHCFGPNPNQCCHDECAGGCSGPQDTDCFACRLFNDSGACVRQCPQPLVYNKLTFQLEPNPHTKYQYGGVCVASCPHNFVVDQTSCVRACPPDKMEVDKNGLKMCEPCGGLCPKACEGTGSGSRFQTVDSSNIDGFVNCTKILGNLDFLITGLNGDPWHKIPALDPEKLNVFRTVREITGYLNIQSWPPHMHNFSVFSNLTTIGGRSLYNRGFSLLIMKNLNITSLGLRSLKEISAGRIYISANKQLCYHHSLNWTRLLRGPPEERLDIKHNRPRRDCVAEGKVCDPLCSSGGCWGPGPGQCLSCRNYSRGGVCVTHCNFLNGEPREFAHEAECFSCHPECQPMEGTATCNGSGSDACAQCAHFRDGPHCVSSCPNGVLGAKGPIYKYPDTHNECRPCHENCTQGCKGPELQDCLGQTLALISKTHLAVGLTVVVGLAVIFLILGGTLLYWRGRRIQNKRAMRRYLERGESIEPLDPSEKANKVLARIFKETELRKLKVLGSGVFGTVHKGVWIPEGESIKIPVCIKVIEDKSGRQSFQDVTDHMLAIGSLDHAHIVRLLGLCPGSSLQLVTQYLPLGSLLDHVRQHRGALGPQLLLNWGVQIAKGMYYLEEHGMVHRNLAARNVLLKSPSQVQVADFGVADLLPPDDKQLLHSEAKTPIKWMALESIHFGKYTHQSDVWSYGVTVWELMTFGAEPYAGLRLAEVPDLLEKGERLAQPQICTIDVYMVMVKCWMIDENIRPTFKELANEFTRMARDPPRYLVIKRESGPGIPPGAEPPALTNKELEEVELEPELELDLDLETEEDGLTATLNSALGLPVGTLNRPRGSQSLLSPSSGYMPMNQGNLGDTCQESAICGTGERCPRPASLHPMPRGRLASESSEGHVTGSEAELQEKASMCRSRSRSPRPRGDSAYHSQRHSLLTPVTPLSPPGLEEEDVNGYVMPDAHLKGTPSSREGTLSSVGISSVLGTEEEEEDEEYEYMNRRRRHSPPRHPRPSSLEELGYEYMDVGSDLSASLGSTQSCPLNPVPLMPAAGTTPDEDYEYMNRRHAGGAPGGDYAAMGACPAAEQGYEEMRAFQGPGNHAPHVHCARLKPLRSLEATDSAFDNPDYWHSRLFPKADAQRT